The sequence CAGTGCTTCGCGCAATTGGCGCAGGCGCTCCCAGGGGTCTTCCTTGAGGAAGCGGATGCAGGCGTCGAAGGTTGCGCCGCCCCAGACTTCCAGTGACCAGTAACCGACCTGATCCAGTTTCGGGCAGATCGGCAGCATGTCTTCGGTGCGCAGCCGGGTGGCCAGCAGCGACTGGTGGGCGTCGCGCAGGATGGTGTCGGTGACGGTGATGCGTTTGGTCATGGCTCTCATCTCCAGGTAACGCGGAAGCTTGAAGCTGAACGCTGCAGGCACGATCCGCATGAGCGGCCTGCAGCGTCAGTTTCCAGCTTCAAGCTGTTCATAGTCCGGCGTGGGCGGCGATCGCGGTGGCAATCGCCAGCGCCAGCTCTTCCGGTTTGCGTTTGATCGAATACTGGGTCAGTTCCGGATGGTTCTCGACGAAACTGGTGTTGAACACCCCGCTGCGAAACTCCGGATTGCGCAGAATTTCCTGATAGTAGGCGGTGGTGGTCTTGACCCCTTGCAGACGCATGTCGTCCAGCGCACGCAGGCCGCGGTCCAGGGCTTCGTCCCAGCTCAGGGCCCAAACGATCAGCTTCAGACACATCGAATCGTAGTGGGGTGGAATGGTGTAGCCGGTATAAATCGCGGTATCGACCCGGACCCCGGGGCCGCCCGGGGCGTAATAGCGGGTGATCTTGCCGAAGCTGGGCAGGAAGTTGTTCTTCGGGTCCTCGGCGTTGATCCGGAACTGGATGGCGTAACCCAGGTGCTGGATATCGCTCTGCTTGATCGATAGCGGCAGGCCGGAGGCGATGCGGATCTGTTCGCGAACGATATCGATACCGGTGATTTGCTCGGTAATGGTGTGCTCGACCTGGACCCGGGTATTCATTTCCATGAAGTACACCTCGCCATCGGCGAGCAGGAACTCCACAGTGCCGGCGTTCTCATAGCCGACCGCCTGGGCCGCGCGTACCGCCAGATCGCCAATATAGGCGCGCTGCTCGGGAGTCAGTTGCGGGCTGGGGGCGATCTCGATCAGTTTCTGGTTGCGCCGCTGGATCGAGCAGTCACGTTCGAACAGGTGCACGGTATTGCCGTGGCTGTCGGCCAGAATCTGCGCTTCAATGTGCTTGGGATTGACGATGCACTTTTCCAGAAATACGTCGGCAGAGCCAAACGCCTTGGTTGCTTCGGAAATCACCCGTGGCCAGGCCTGTTCCAGTTCGTCGCGCGAGTTGCAGCGACGGATGCCCCGGCCACCGCCGCCGGAGGTGGCCTTGAGCATGACTGGATAGCCGATGCGCTCGGCTTCGCTCAAAGCTTCGCCGAGGTTGGCCAGATTGCCTTCGGTACCGGGGGTGACCGGTACTCCGGCGGCGATCATGCTGCGCCGGGCTTCGGTCTTGTCACCCATGCGGCTGATGACCTCAGCGCTTGGGCCAATGAACTTGATCCCGCGTTCGGCGCAGATCTTTGCCAGTTCAGCGTTTTCCGACAGGAAGCCATAGCCCGGGTGCAGAGCATCACAGCCGGTTTCAACGGCCAGATTGACCAGTTGCCGGGGGTTCAGGTAACCGGCCAACGGGTCGCTGCCGATGTTGTAGGACTCATCGGCCCGTTTGACGTGCAGGGCATAACGGTCGGCGTCGGAGTACACCGCGACCGAGCGAATGCCCATCTCCGCGCAGGCGCGGACAATGCGTACGGCAATTTCGCCCCGGTTGGCGATCAGGATTTTCTTGATCACGGCCGTTTCCTCGTGGTGGTGATCGGGTACAACCAAGCTACGCCTGGCGACCCATCAAGTGAAATGAATAATTATTGGATCAGATATAAGCTATTGCTTATGAATACTCATTTCATTCATCTCTAAAGGTTAGACCATCATGCGCAAGTCCTTGCTCCGCATGACCCTGCGGCAGTTGCAGGTGTTCCAGGCGGTGTGCTCCAGTCAGTCCTACAGCCGGGCGGCCGAGGACATGGCGCTGACCCAGCCTGCGGTCAGCCAGCAGATCCGTCAGTTGGAAGAGCAGGTCGGCGCACCACTGTTTGAATATGTTGGCAAAAAGCTTTATCTGACCGAGGCGGCCGTTAGCCTGCTGGCGGCCAGCGAGGATATCTTCAATCGTCTGGATAGCCTCGACATGCAGTTGTCGAGCCTGCAGGGCAGCCTGCGCGGTGAGCTGCGGCTGGCGGTGGTCAGCAGTATCCAGTACCTGACACCGCATCTGCTGGCGGCCTTTCGCCAACGTTATCCGGAGGTGGTTTTTCGTCTGGAGGTGACCCGCCGATCGCAGGTGATCCAGCGCTTGCAGGACAATCGCGATGATGTGGTGCTGATGGCGCTGGTGCCGGAAGACCGGGCGCTGGAGTTCTTTCCGTTTCTGAACAACCCGATCATCGCCGTGGCCCATCCCGGCCATCCACTGGCCGGGCAGGCGGAGTTGGCGTTGACGGCACTGGAACAGCAGGTGGTGCTCGAGCGTGAGCAGGGCTCAGGGACGCGCAAGGCGGTCGATGAATTTTTCCAGCAGAAACGAGTGCATCTGCAGCAATTAATGCAGATGGGTTCGGGCGAAAGCATGGTACACGGCGCACTGGCCGGCCTGGGAGTGGCGCTGGTCAGTGAGCACGCGGCGGCGCCTTACCTGCGCAGTGGCGAACTGGTCCGGCTGGACTTCAGCGAGTTGCCGCTGTACCGCAGCTGGTGCGCGGTGCATGCCCGCGGCAAGCGGCTGAGCCCGGTGGCTGAGGCCTTCCTGGCATTCCTGCGCGAAGAGCGGGTCCAGGTGCGGACCCTGGCCGAGCGCTTTGTTGCTGGCTGAGTAGCGTCTTAGACGTTCAGCCAGCGCTCGCGCTGCCTGCTCATCAGCTCCGGATAGTCGCAGACCTGGGCGTGCAGAGCCTGGCTGTCGCGGTAGTCCTCGATTGCACGACGATAGGCCATGCGCTTTTTGTCTTCTTCGCGCCGGCGCTCCCTGCGCAGGTTGCTGGTACTGGTGTCACTACGGTAATCAGGATCAAAAGCCATGCTGGCATCCTCCCGGGGTGGCTGTCGGGCAGTACCCGAACACTGTGCCGCAAGGCGATGACGGACTGATGACAGTGGGCCTGGTATGCTCAATTCAATTCGTGGAGAGCCCTGATGATCGAACTCGACGCCGGCCTGGCCCAGGATATTGTTGATCGGGCCATGGCCATCCTGCCTTACAACATCAACGTGATGGATACGCGCGGGCTGATTATTGGCAGCGGAGATCGCCAGCGTCTGCATACCCGTCACGAGGGCGCCCAACTGGTTCTCAGCAACCAGCGGGTGGTAGAGCTCGATGCCCAGGCTGCCGCCTGCCTGCAGGGCGTGCGGCCGGGCGTCAACCTGCCGTTGTTCAACGCCGGGCAACTGGTGGGCGTGCTCGGGATCACCGGTGATCCCGAGGAAGTTCGACCGTTCGCCGAGCTGGTGCGCATGACGGCGGAAATGCTGGTGGAACAGCGTGCCTTGCAGGCCGAGCGGCAGTGGCAAGAGCAGCAATTGCAGCGCTGGCTGTCTGAACTGCTGGACAGCGATTACCCGCTACCGGCGCTTGCCAGTGAACTGGAGCGCCTGGAGTTGACCTTGCACTGGCCGTTGCAGGCCGCGCTGATCTGTCTGGATGAGCGTGCCGACGCTGCCCATCAGTTGCGCGAGCGGACCGGGCCACTGCTGTTGCCGCTGGGTCGCCGTCAGTTGCTGTGGTTGCGTCCGCCCCAGGAGCCTGCGGCCGATCAGGCCTGGCTGGCGCAGGCCGAGCGGCGCGCCTGGCCAGTAACCCGGCTATTGGTCGCCGAGCCGGTCGAACAACTGGCCGAATTGCGCGAAGCCTGTCAGGCGCTCGGTACTCTGCGCGACTATGCTGACGTGGCACAGGCTGCGCGGCTGCTGTATCTGGCCGACCAACAGGTGCTGGTATTGCTTTATGCCCAGCGTCGCAGTTGGTTGGTTCAGCGTCTGCTGGCGCCGGTGCGGGCGCTGCGCCAGGCCGATGGCCAGGGCGTGCTGGAAGCGACCCTGCGTGACTGGCTTGAATGCGGTGCCCAGAGCCAACTGTGTGCCCAACGTCTGGGGATTCATCGCAACACCCTGCGCTATCGGCTGGAGCGCATCAGCCGGGTGACCGGGCTGGAGCTGTTCCAGGCCGAGCCACGGCAGCGGCTGAGCCTGGCGCTGGCCTTGTTGCAGGGGGTGGATCACGACTGAATTGTGCGCGCGCACAAATTTCCCCCCGATATGACCCATGAATACCGTGCCTGTGTCCGAGGATTTTGTGCCGATGCTAGGCGACAATGAGCGGCTGGCCGAGGGCGCTTCGCATACACCGCCGTTGCTGTGAGTGTGCGATGGCCCTGGCTTATCGACGGACAAGACAATAAGAAAGGAGGCCACCCATGGGCCTGGTTCTGATTCTGGTCGTACTGATCGCGTTCATTGTTCTGGCGACGACTCGCCTCAAGCTGCACCCTTTCCTCGCCCTGCTCGGCGCCGCGCTGCTGGCCGGTTTTGCCTATCAGGTGCCGGCGGTGGATATCGTCAAGCACATCACCAGCGGTTTTGGCGGCATTCTCGGTTACATCGGTATCGTCATTGCCCTGGGCACCATCATCGGGGTGATCCTTGAGCGCAGCGGCGCGGCGATCACCATGGCTGAAACCGTGATCCGCCTGCTGGGTGAGCGCTTTCCAACCCTGACCATGTCGATCATCGGCTATCTGGTCTCGGTGCCGGTGTTCTGCGACTCCGGCTATGTGATTCTCAACTCGCTGAAGAATGCCCTGGCCGCGCGCATGAAAATCTCGGTGATCGCCATGAGCGTCGCGCTGGCCACTGGGCTGTACGCCACCCACACCTTTGTTCCGCCGACCCCGGGGCCGATTGCGGCCGCCGGCAATCTGGGCCTGGAGTCCAGCCTCGGGCTGGTGATTCTGGTTGGTCTGCTGGTGTCCTTCATTACCGCTCTGGCCGGGATGTGGTGGGCCAACCGCTTTATTGGCAAGGACATTGCGCTGGAAGACGACGGTGCGCCACTGCTGGCCAGCGAGGATTACGAACAGATGCGCGCCCGCTACGGCACCCTGCCCAGCGCCACCCAGGCCTTTGCACCGATCTTCGTGCCGATTGCCCTGATCTGTCTGGGGACTATCGCCGGTCTGCCGGGCAAGCCCTTTGGCGAAGGCTGGCTGTTCACCGTGCTGAGTTTCCTCGGCCAGCCGGTCATGGCGCTCGCAGTGGGCCTGGGGCTGGCCTGTAGCTTATTGAAAGCGGACAACAAGCGTCAGGAGTTCCATGACCGGGTGGTTGAAGGCATTCAGTCTGCCGCGCCGATCCTGCTGATCACCGGCGCGGGTGGCGCCTTTGGTGCGGTCCTGCGGGCCACGCCGCTGGGTGACTATTTGGGAGAAACCCTGTCGACCCTGGGGATTGGCCTGTTCATGCCGTTCCTGGTGGCGGCCGCGCTGAAGTCGGCTCAGGGCTCGACCACGGTGGCGCTGGTCACCACCTCGGCGCTGGTGGCGCCGCTGCTTGGCCAGCTCGGGCTGGACAGCGATATGGGGCGGGTTCTGACAGTGATGGCCATTGGTGCAGGCTCGATGACCGTGTCGCACGCCAATGACAGCTTCTTCTGGGTGGTTACTCAGTTCAGCCGCATGAATGTGGCCACCGCCTACAAGGCCCAGACCATGGCCACGCTGGTCCAGGGGCTGGCTGGTATCCTTACTGTCTGGCTGTTGAGTCTGGTACTGCTGTAATGAACATGAAACTGGTTATCGCCCCCGATTCATTCAAGGAAAGCCTCAGCGCCCCACAGGTGGCCAAGGCCATTGCTGCCGGCTGGCGCGAGGTTTATCCCCAGGCCGACATTCGCCTGTGTCCGATGGCCGACGGTGGCGAAGGCACGGTTGATGCGCTGCTGGCCGCCAGCGGTGGCGAACGCCGCAGTGTGACTGTTCAGGGACCGCTGGGTGAGCCGGTAGAGGCTCATTGGGGCTGGCTGGGCGATGGTCGGGCCGTGATCGAAATGGCTGCCGCCAGTGGTTTGCACTGGGTGCCGCTGGCGCGTCGCGATGCTACCCGCACCAGCAGTTTTGGCACCGGTGAACTAATAGGCGCAGCGCTGGATGCCGGGGCGACGCGGATTATCCTGGGGCTGGGTGGCAGTGCCACCAATGATGCCGGGGCCGGCCTGCTCCAGGCTCTGGGCGCACGGCTGCTGGATGCCGCCGGCCGATCACTGGCGCCGGGTGGTGCGGCGCTGGCCAACGTGCAGCGGATTGATCTGAGTGGCCTGGATCCGCGTCTGGCCACTGCGCGCATCGAAGTGGCTGCCGATGTCGATAATCCCCTGTGCGGACCGCGCGGGGCTTCGCAGGTGTTCGGCCCGCAAAAAGGTGCGATTGCCGCTCAGGTCGAGCTGCTTGACCGGGCGCTGGGGCATTTTGCCGACGTCATGGCCCAGACTCTGGGCCGTGATGAGCGCGATGTACCGGGGGTAGGCGCGGCAGGTGGCTTGGGGTTTGCCGCACGGGCGGTTCTGGCAGCCAGCTTCCGCCCGGGGGTTGAACTGGTTGCCGAGTTGTCCGGTCTGGCCGAAGCGGTGCAGGGCGCCGATCTGGTGATCACCGGCGAAGGCCGGCTCGATGGCCAGACCCTGCACGGCAAGACCCCGGCCGGGGTGGCCAGGATCGCGCGTGCTGCCGGGGTTCCGGTGATCGCCCTGGCCGGCAGTCTCGGTGAAGGTTATCAGCGCCTGTACGAGATTGGCATCGATGCCGCCTTCAGCCTGACTCCGGGGCCCATGGCGCTGGAGAACGCGCTGGACGCTGCGGCGCAGCAACTTCAGGCCCGGAGTGTGGATATTGCCCGGCTGTGGCGGTTGGCCAGGCGCTGACGCTCAGCGCTCGCGCTGATGCTTTTCCCTGAGCTCCTGCCGCTCCTTGGCTTCAATGCACAGGGTGGCGGTGGGGCGCAGTAGCAAGCGCTGCAGGCCAATGGGTTCACCGGTTTCCTCGCACCAGCCGTACTCACCCCGAGCCAGGCGCTCAAGCGCTTGGTCAATCTTGTCCAGCAGCTTCTTTTCCCGCTCCAGCATGCGCAACTGCCACTGGCGCTGTTCTTCGCTACTGCCGATATCGGCCGGATCACTTTCCGGCTGGTATTCGCGCAGGTCGCGGAATTCGTTGTCGATCCTTTCCTGCAGCTCATATTTTTGGCTTAGCAGCAATTCCCGGAAGAAGCTTTGCTGGGCTTCATTCATGTAGTTCTGCGCGGGCTCGCGCAGCAGTGTTTCGGCGGTAAGGG is a genomic window of Halopseudomonas phragmitis containing:
- a CDS encoding LysR family transcriptional regulator, with translation MRKSLLRMTLRQLQVFQAVCSSQSYSRAAEDMALTQPAVSQQIRQLEEQVGAPLFEYVGKKLYLTEAAVSLLAASEDIFNRLDSLDMQLSSLQGSLRGELRLAVVSSIQYLTPHLLAAFRQRYPEVVFRLEVTRRSQVIQRLQDNRDDVVLMALVPEDRALEFFPFLNNPIIAVAHPGHPLAGQAELALTALEQQVVLEREQGSGTRKAVDEFFQQKRVHLQQLMQMGSGESMVHGALAGLGVALVSEHAAAPYLRSGELVRLDFSELPLYRSWCAVHARGKRLSPVAEAFLAFLREERVQVRTLAERFVAG
- a CDS encoding GntP family permease; this encodes MGLVLILVVLIAFIVLATTRLKLHPFLALLGAALLAGFAYQVPAVDIVKHITSGFGGILGYIGIVIALGTIIGVILERSGAAITMAETVIRLLGERFPTLTMSIIGYLVSVPVFCDSGYVILNSLKNALAARMKISVIAMSVALATGLYATHTFVPPTPGPIAAAGNLGLESSLGLVILVGLLVSFITALAGMWWANRFIGKDIALEDDGAPLLASEDYEQMRARYGTLPSATQAFAPIFVPIALICLGTIAGLPGKPFGEGWLFTVLSFLGQPVMALAVGLGLACSLLKADNKRQEFHDRVVEGIQSAAPILLITGAGGAFGAVLRATPLGDYLGETLSTLGIGLFMPFLVAAALKSAQGSTTVALVTTSALVAPLLGQLGLDSDMGRVLTVMAIGAGSMTVSHANDSFFWVVTQFSRMNVATAYKAQTMATLVQGLAGILTVWLLSLVLL
- a CDS encoding glycerate kinase — encoded protein: MKLVIAPDSFKESLSAPQVAKAIAAGWREVYPQADIRLCPMADGGEGTVDALLAASGGERRSVTVQGPLGEPVEAHWGWLGDGRAVIEMAAASGLHWVPLARRDATRTSSFGTGELIGAALDAGATRIILGLGGSATNDAGAGLLQALGARLLDAAGRSLAPGGAALANVQRIDLSGLDPRLATARIEVAADVDNPLCGPRGASQVFGPQKGAIAAQVELLDRALGHFADVMAQTLGRDERDVPGVGAAGGLGFAARAVLAASFRPGVELVAELSGLAEAVQGADLVITGEGRLDGQTLHGKTPAGVARIARAAGVPVIALAGSLGEGYQRLYEIGIDAAFSLTPGPMALENALDAAAQQLQARSVDIARLWRLARR
- a CDS encoding sugar diacid recognition domain-containing protein, producing the protein MIELDAGLAQDIVDRAMAILPYNINVMDTRGLIIGSGDRQRLHTRHEGAQLVLSNQRVVELDAQAAACLQGVRPGVNLPLFNAGQLVGVLGITGDPEEVRPFAELVRMTAEMLVEQRALQAERQWQEQQLQRWLSELLDSDYPLPALASELERLELTLHWPLQAALICLDERADAAHQLRERTGPLLLPLGRRQLLWLRPPQEPAADQAWLAQAERRAWPVTRLLVAEPVEQLAELREACQALGTLRDYADVAQAARLLYLADQQVLVLLYAQRRSWLVQRLLAPVRALRQADGQGVLEATLRDWLECGAQSQLCAQRLGIHRNTLRYRLERISRVTGLELFQAEPRQRLSLALALLQGVDHD
- a CDS encoding acetyl-CoA carboxylase biotin carboxylase subunit; translated protein: MIKKILIANRGEIAVRIVRACAEMGIRSVAVYSDADRYALHVKRADESYNIGSDPLAGYLNPRQLVNLAVETGCDALHPGYGFLSENAELAKICAERGIKFIGPSAEVISRMGDKTEARRSMIAAGVPVTPGTEGNLANLGEALSEAERIGYPVMLKATSGGGGRGIRRCNSRDELEQAWPRVISEATKAFGSADVFLEKCIVNPKHIEAQILADSHGNTVHLFERDCSIQRRNQKLIEIAPSPQLTPEQRAYIGDLAVRAAQAVGYENAGTVEFLLADGEVYFMEMNTRVQVEHTITEQITGIDIVREQIRIASGLPLSIKQSDIQHLGYAIQFRINAEDPKNNFLPSFGKITRYYAPGGPGVRVDTAIYTGYTIPPHYDSMCLKLIVWALSWDEALDRGLRALDDMRLQGVKTTTAYYQEILRNPEFRSGVFNTSFVENHPELTQYSIKRKPEELALAIATAIAAHAGL
- the dksA gene encoding RNA polymerase-binding protein DksA, translated to MKNTPLTAETLLREPAQNYMNEAQQSFFRELLLSQKYELQERIDNEFRDLREYQPESDPADIGSSEEQRQWQLRMLEREKKLLDKIDQALERLARGEYGWCEETGEPIGLQRLLLRPTATLCIEAKERQELREKHQRER